The genomic segment ATATCATGGGCAATTTCAAGAATACCTGTAATCCTGCCGTTATCGTCAAACACAGGCTCCCCTTTTTCGTCCCAGATTGTTCCATCAGAAGCATAGATAACAGCATGTTCGGTTTTCCTGGACTTAAAAGCCTTGACACTGGGGCAGCCAGCACATGGTTTTTCAGGGTCCCCCCATAATTCATAACATTTACAGCCGATTATTTCCCCGGGTGTTTTATTGACAGAATCAGCAGCTGCCTTATTGCACCAGAGTATTTCAAGATTTTCATTAACAAATGCAAGATTTATCGTTATGCTGTCAAGTATGGCTTTTTTCTGGGACTCGCTTTCCCGTAATTTTTGTTCTATGTGCTTATGGTGTGAAATATCCCTGGCAATGCCTTGAGTGCCTATATAGTCCTTTTGTTTTGGGGTTTCAGAATTATATAAGCCTTCTGCATTCAGCAGAAAAGGGACATACTCCTGCATTTCACTATATTTAAGTTCAAAAGGAACTGCAGATTTCCATTTTGTAAGAAGCCTTATTTCAAAAGACTTTGTTTTTCTTTCTCCAGTTCTCCTTTCTTTGATCCTGCAGTCTGCTTTTTTTCTGTCATCAGGATGAACCAGTTCCAGTATATCTGTATTTATTAATTCTTCAGGCAGATAACCATATTTTTTAACAGCATCGTTTATAAAGGTAATTTTCCCTTTGGTATCAAGCCTGTATATAATATCAGGCAATGAGTTAATAAGGGCACTAGTTGATATTTCATTATTTTCCATTCAGACCAGCCTCCATGATTTACTGGTTTTATTTGCCTATTGCCTTGACTTTTCAAAAATTATGAAAAATGCCAGAAACGAAGGTATGACAAAGAGTGTAAATATAGTTGACAAAGCCAGTCCTCCCAGGAGAACACTGCCCAGCCCCCTGTAAAGCTCGCTTCCTGAACCGGTTGAAACAACCAGGGGAAAAAGACCTAAGATACTGGTTGCAGCACTCATAAATATGGGGCGGATCCTGGTTTTAACAGATTCGGATATTGCCGCTACTCCTTCCATGTCTTCGTATCGAACATTATTAAGGGACTGATGGACAATGAGAATGGCATTATTTACCACAGTACCGACCAGGATGATAAAACCAAGCATGGTAAGCACGTCAAAGCCCTGGGGTGCTATAAAGATATTGACCAGGGAAAGACCTGCAAAACCTCCGGCAGCAGCCAGGGGAATTGTAAAAAGTATGATAAAAGGATAAAAAAAGTTTTCAAACAAAGCTGACATGAGCAGATAGGTAATAACTATGGCAAGAAGGAAGTTCCACTGGAGGGCTTCCCTGGTCTGAATCAGTTTATCTGCATTGCCGCCTATTGTTATATTTACGTTTTTTATGGTTCCTGACTTTATCATCGGGGATATTAAATCATTTTCAATGGTTTCAATAGCACCCTGAAGGGGCATGTCTGCAGGAGGGGTTACCTGAAGCTTAATAGTTCTTTTTCTTTCCAGGTGATTTACCTGGGTCATTCCCTGGGTATATTTGAGGGTCGAAACATCGCCTATTCGGATAAGGTTTCCGTATCTGTTTACAATAAGACCGCTTAATATATCTTCAGGGGTTTGAAAGATAAGATCATCTCCTTTAAGAACAAGATCAATCTGCTTAATGCCTTCGGGCTTGAATTCATCTATTTTACGGCCGTCCATCAAAATATCAGCATAAATGCCAAGCTCTGACTCGGTAAGACCGCTGGCAGCAAGTTTTTCCTTGTCAGGAATAATATTTACTTCAGGATAGCTGATTTCAAGTGAAGGAACGGGCCTTACCTGACTGCCCTGGACTTTTCCCATAATACCGCCGTAAAGCACACGGGCAGCAGCAATTATGTCTTCTAATTTTTCTCCTGCAATATTAACATCAATACTGCGGCCTCCGCCAATATCGCTTTGAAATATTCCAGCCTGGATACTGATTCCAAACATATCTGGAATGGAATTGATAATCCTGTTAAACAGGGGAAGCATCTCCCTGCCCCTTGTATCATGGGCACTTACTGCACCAAACAGGTTAAGGTCTGTAGTCCCGACATAAAACATTTCTTTGATCCTGGGAATGCCGTTTAAATTATCTTCCTTCATGTTGGGGCCTGCCTGCTCATAAATATAATTACCAACAGCCTTGCGCTTTTCAACCGAGGAACCAGGAGGAGGGATTAAAATGCCGAGAACCAGGTTGCGGTTTCCCTGGGGAAGATATTCTGCTTTTGGAACAAGCCATGCAACAAGGGAAAGAGACAGGAAGGTAAAAATCAGGATACATGCCAGCCTGGTAATGGTGTTTTTCAGGAAAAAATCAGATAGAAACATAATTGCACCAGCAAAAAAACTTCCTGTCCTGCTGATAATACCATTATTGGAATTGTTATTGTTGGTTTTTAATGGCCGTCTTTTATAAAACTGGTTTAATACCGAGGGTATTACACCTACGGAAACAAAAAGGCTTAAAATTATTGAAAATGTAATGGCTATGGCAATATCCCGGAATAACTGACCTGATTCCTGTTCTATGAAAATAACAGGAACAAATACTGCCACAGTAGTAACTGTTGAAGCAAATACAGCTCCCCAGACCTCTTTTGCCCCGTCATAACATGCAGAAAAGGCCTGTTTGCCCATTTTCCTGTGTCTGTCAATATTTTCAAGAACCACAATGGAGTTGTCAACCAGCATTCCCACGGCAAAGGAAATGCCCGCAAGGCTGACCACATTGAAATTCCTGTTAAATATCCATAAAAATATAAAGGTTCCCATGGCAGATATGGGGATTGCCACTGCTGTTGTTATTGTAGCACTTAAACTTCTTAAAAAAACAAGAAGCACGCAAATAGCCAGCAGTCCTCCGATAACCACATTCTGCTTAACAATATCAATTGCCTTGTTAATATAAGGAGCTTCATCATAGATCCAGTGAAGATAAAGGTTGTTGTCTGCCAAAAGATTTTCATTAAGATCGTCAACAACAGCTTTAAGGCGGCTTATAAGCTCTATAACATTGGTTCCAGGTTCTTTCCTGACTGCAACAACAATGCCTTCTACAGCATTCTGCATAACAGATACACTTGGTTTTTCATAACCATACTCGGTCCTGGCAATGTCTCCCAGTTTAACCCTGCTGACCCCGTTGTCGAAAATTACAACATCAAGAGGATCTTCAACATTTTCAAACTGGCTTGTGGTTCTGAGCCTGTAATCCTTTTTACCTACTCCCAAAATACCTGCAGATTCATTTTTATTGGCTCCTCTGACCTTTGCAATAACCTCGTTTATGGTAACATTATGCCGGGCCATTTTTTCAGTATCAACAATTATATGAAGCTGTTTTTCAATACCCCCGCCCACAAAAAGAGCCCCGACTCCCTGGACGCGCTCAAGTTTCTGGCGGATTTCATTTTCAAAAAAGGTTTGATATTTAACAATCTCGGACGGATCCCCTGATTTCATCTTGAGCATTGTCCAGATAACAGGGCTGCTTTGCGCTCCTGCTGCGTCAATGGAAGGATTATCAGTATTTTCAGGATAACCTGATACCTCATTAAGTTTATTGGATACCCTGAGCAGGGAATTGTCAAGATCAGTTCCCACCTTAAAGGTTAAAGAGATTTCACCATAATTATTATAGCTTGAGCTTTCCATTTTAATGAGATTCTTGACACCTTTTAGAACATCTTCCTGTTTTTCAATAATCTCCTTTTCAATCTCATAGGGCGTAGCTCCTGCCCACAGGGTGCGGACTGTAATCTTGGGTTCTTCAACATCCGGGGTAAGCTGAACAGGCAGTTTTTTTAACCCGATTATTCCAAACATGACCACCATGATAACAGCTACAGCCACTGTAACAGGCTTTTCAATTGAATATCTTACATAATCCATTATTTTTCTCCTGCAATCTCAACCGGCTGGTCTGGTTTTAAACGCTCATTTCCATCAACAATAACCTGCATACCGGGTTTTATATGGGGGCTGTCGGTTCCTATGTTTTCACCCATAAACGAAACAATATTAACAGGCACAATAGCAGCCTTGCCGTCCTTAACAGTATAAACAAAATCCTTTCCCTGGAATTTTATCAAGGCATCCCTGGGAATAATGCCCAGTTTCTTTTTTTCGCTTACAGGCACATAAACAGTAACAGACATGTTTTCAGCTACTGCAAAAGGTATATCGTCAATATCGCCCAGCCTTATTTTCAAGGATATGTTTTTGGTTTTTTCATCAGCCACAGGTAAAATACCTTCTATAATACCTGTGAGTTTTTTTTCATAAGCATTAATTACCACATCAACAGGATCATTTTTTTCAACATATCTTACAATTGTTTCTGCAACAGGAACCCTGACAAACAGGTCTTTTGCAGAACCGGCACGGCAGAGCATTCTGCCTGGTATCAGCCAGTCTCCTGTGCCTACATTTTTTTCCAGGATAATCCCGTCAAAAGGTGCTTTTATAACACATTTGGATTTTTGAAGAACGATTTTAGCCAGGCTGGTGCGCAGGGTTTCGCGTTCCTTAATCAATTCCTGGTGTGAAAAATTCAGATTGTCATAATCAATCTCGCTTGCAGCATCGCTTTTAAAAAGCTTTCTGTATCGCTGGAGGTTTCTTGCAGTTTTTCTTATCCGAACATCTGCCTGCTCTATCCTTTTTTCCTGCATGTCAATGTCTTTATCAAGAAAATCCGTATTAATCTTAATCAGTACATCGCCCTGCCTGACCTTATCTCCTTCCCTGAAAGATACTTCTTGAGCCATTCCAGGTACTTCAGTGGAAATATTGCTGACCTGATCAAAATAAAGAACCCCGATTAAACCTGCATTTTCAGCCCCGATATTTTCACTGACACTGGCAGTCTTTACCTTTGCCGGGGGCTGTTCTCCCTGGGCATATAGAGTTGAAGCTGACAGAAGCAATACCAGAATTATCTGTATTAATTTCATTTTAACCCCTTTTTTAATCTTTTAATTTCAGTTACCTGTTGATTATAACTATAAAACCATATATAAATCTATATCTTAAATATTTATAAAAAACAATGGCTATAGATACAGCTTTTTTATCATTTTAACATATTTTGGAGAATTAATATGCTGAACCTGGACAGGGAATATATCCGCAAAAATATTGCATATTCTGATATTATTTTTAAAAGAGGCACTCATATTTATGAACATGGAGCTTTTGCATGTGCAGAAAGCAATCCTGATATCGGCCATTTTGTTTATAATATTGACGGCACTTACGGGGATTATACTGCACAAGTTCAGATTTTTGATGAAGATGTCAATACAGACTGCGACTGTCCCTATCCAGGCAAAGGATGCAAGCATACAGTTGCAGTGCTTTTAGATGTAATAGACAGGCTGAAAGGCTGGCAGAATGCAGGAAAAGATAAAATAAAACAGGAGATGCAGCAGGAAAGATTTCTTTCTTCAGAAGAGATAAAAGAACAGGCACTTGAAGACCGGAAAAAAAGAGCATTAAGCGAAGATTTCACCATTGAACTTGGGGACATGTACAAAGGTGAACATATCGTGGAAACACCTCTGGGAAAACAATACCAGGTTACAATTCATAATCCTGTTACAGGTCAGGGGCATTGTTCATGCCCTGATTTTGAAACAAACAAGCTTAATACATGCAAACACCTTATAAGGCTTTCAAGTTATTTAAACAAAAAACATGATCTTAAAAAAAGAATGAAAGAAGAACTTTTTCCTTTTATAGACATTTTCTGGGATTCTGTGCATGAAATGCCAAGATTATTCTGTGAGCGTCCTGAAAAAGAAATCATAGATATTAAAAATCTGCTTAGTAATTATTTTGATACCCAGGGCTTGTTTAAAAAGAATTTCACTGAGTTTATTGATTTTCTTTCCGGTATTAAAGGAAATAAGCGGGTTCGGATCCAGGAAATAGTTCTTAAAAGGCTTGATTATGAACTTTTGAACCAGCAGCTTGAAAAATTATCTAAAACCGAGATGCCAGGCTTGTCAATGATAAAAGGCAGTCTTTATCCATACCAGGAAGAAGGCATTCGTTTCGGCCTTTATAAACGTGCAGCTCTTATAGGGGATGAAATGGGTCTGGGTAAAACCCTTCAGTCCATTGCTATTGGAATATTAAAAAAACAAATATTTGGATTTGAACAAATCCTGGTCATTACCGCAGCATCCCTTAAAGAACAATGGAAGCGGGAGATTGAAAAATTTTCTGATGAAAAAGCTGTGATTGTTGCAGGAGATCCCGTCAAGCGCCGCAATATTTATGAAACTGATAAAACCCTTTTTAAAATCACAAACTATGAAGCTGTTCTTCGTGATGTTACTATAATTTCAGCACTAAAACCTGACCTGGTAATCCTGGACGAAGCCCAGCGTATAAAAAACTTTACAACAAAAACTGCTGATGCGGTTAAATGCCTTCCAAAAAAACATGCTCTTGTTCTTACAGGCACCCCCCTGGAAAACAAGCTGGAGGATGTTTATTCCATTATCCAGTTTCTTGACCCTTATTTGCTTTCTCCTTTATGGAAATTTGCAGGAGATCATTTTATGATAAGCAGGGATAAAAAGGGTAAGATTTTAGGATACCATAACCTGGATGATCTTCAGAAAAAACTTAAACCCATTGTTATCAGAAGAAAAAAAAAAGAGGTACTTTCAGAGCTGCCTGACGAGATAATTAATAATTATTTTCTGGAGCTTAGTGATCAACAGGCAAAAATACACACAGGCTACCTGCAGCTTCTTATGCCCCTGTTACATAAAAAATTTCTTACACCTATGGATCTTCATCATATCCAGGTATTGCTGCTGAAAATGCGCATGGTCTGCGATTCTACCTACCTGATTGACCGTAAAACCAATATATCACCCAAACTGAAAGAGCTTGAAGGCATTCTTGACGAACTGGTTGTTGAAAACAAGCGAAAGGTTGTAGTGTTCAGTGAATGGACAACCATGACCTTTCTTATAGCCAAATATCTGTCTGACACAGGGATTAAATTTGTAGAATTATCCGGCAAAATCCCGGTTGTAAAGCGTCAGGCTCTTATTGATGAATTTACCAATAACCCGGAGTGTATGGTATTTCTGTCCACAGATGCAGGAGGTACGGGCCTTAATCTTCAGGCTGCAGATTGTGTAATTAATTTCGAGCTTCCCTGGAATCCTGCCAGGATGAACCAGAGGATTGGGCGGGTAAGCAGGATCGGACAGGAAAGCAGCTGCATTAATATTGTTAATCTTATAGCAAAAAACAGTATTGAAGAAAAGATTCTTGCAGGGATTCAATTAAAAACCAGACTTTTTGAAGGCGTGTTTGAGGACGGGCCTGACAAGGTTGAGTTTTCCAATGCTAAAAGGGTTGAAATGCTTAACAAACTTCGGGAACTTATGGGGGAAACAGCTCTTCTGCCTGTTGATGAACCCAGAGCCGGGGAAGAAATACCTGAAGATACACCCCATTTTCTTAATCCTGAAGTTATGAACAAAGAAGATCACTGCCTGGCATATGAATCCGAGGAAGAATACCCTGATATGCCGGCTGGTGATGAAAACCGTGTTGCAGCACAAAGCCTGGACGATAAGGAGTCTGTCTCTATCCTGGAATCCCAGTCCCCTGAAAAGATTGAAAATGTTCTTAATTCGGGTATGCAGTTCATAAGCGGACTTATGGAAATGGCAACAGGCCAAAAGGTTAAACCTGTTGAAGGTGATGACAGCCGCATGGTTCGTATTGATAGACAAACTGGTGAGGTTACCATGAAATTTAAACTGCCGGGTTTTTAAATGGTATTCTAATATGACTTGCAGTAAAAATAAAAAAATGCTATCTGCTGAAAAAATTTTAATAAAGCCTGGGGATGGTTCCACAGGTTATTGATTATTCCGTTTATCAGGAACACAGGAGAAAATGATGCAGATATTGAGAATTGACATCTATAAACCAGGAAAAAAAGACCCTGAAACTAAAATAACTGTCCCGCTTTCATCTCTTTCAATTTCAGAGAAACTGCTTCCAAGCAAGGTTAAAGCTTCTCTTGAAAGGGAAGGTATTGACCTGTCAGAACTATCAGTATTGTTTGCCAAACAGGGTCCTAAGGGAACTTTGATAGAAGTAGAAAATGCTGTTGAAAAACTTGTCATATCTATTGAATAAGGAAAACATAATGACAGACCCGGAACTTAACACCCCAAAACCGGAACTGGATGCAAGAATTAATAAATTTCAAGCTTATATCCAGGATAAAAACATGGACGGGGT from the Desulfonema limicola genome contains:
- a CDS encoding efflux RND transporter periplasmic adaptor subunit, with protein sequence MKLIQIILVLLLSASTLYAQGEQPPAKVKTASVSENIGAENAGLIGVLYFDQVSNISTEVPGMAQEVSFREGDKVRQGDVLIKINTDFLDKDIDMQEKRIEQADVRIRKTARNLQRYRKLFKSDAASEIDYDNLNFSHQELIKERETLRTSLAKIVLQKSKCVIKAPFDGIILEKNVGTGDWLIPGRMLCRAGSAKDLFVRVPVAETIVRYVEKNDPVDVVINAYEKKLTGIIEGILPVADEKTKNISLKIRLGDIDDIPFAVAENMSVTVYVPVSEKKKLGIIPRDALIKFQGKDFVYTVKDGKAAIVPVNIVSFMGENIGTDSPHIKPGMQVIVDGNERLKPDQPVEIAGEK
- a CDS encoding DEAD/DEAH box helicase, with amino-acid sequence MLNLDREYIRKNIAYSDIIFKRGTHIYEHGAFACAESNPDIGHFVYNIDGTYGDYTAQVQIFDEDVNTDCDCPYPGKGCKHTVAVLLDVIDRLKGWQNAGKDKIKQEMQQERFLSSEEIKEQALEDRKKRALSEDFTIELGDMYKGEHIVETPLGKQYQVTIHNPVTGQGHCSCPDFETNKLNTCKHLIRLSSYLNKKHDLKKRMKEELFPFIDIFWDSVHEMPRLFCERPEKEIIDIKNLLSNYFDTQGLFKKNFTEFIDFLSGIKGNKRVRIQEIVLKRLDYELLNQQLEKLSKTEMPGLSMIKGSLYPYQEEGIRFGLYKRAALIGDEMGLGKTLQSIAIGILKKQIFGFEQILVITAASLKEQWKREIEKFSDEKAVIVAGDPVKRRNIYETDKTLFKITNYEAVLRDVTIISALKPDLVILDEAQRIKNFTTKTADAVKCLPKKHALVLTGTPLENKLEDVYSIIQFLDPYLLSPLWKFAGDHFMISRDKKGKILGYHNLDDLQKKLKPIVIRRKKKEVLSELPDEIINNYFLELSDQQAKIHTGYLQLLMPLLHKKFLTPMDLHHIQVLLLKMRMVCDSTYLIDRKTNISPKLKELEGILDELVVENKRKVVVFSEWTTMTFLIAKYLSDTGIKFVELSGKIPVVKRQALIDEFTNNPECMVFLSTDAGGTGLNLQAADCVINFELPWNPARMNQRIGRVSRIGQESSCINIVNLIAKNSIEEKILAGIQLKTRLFEGVFEDGPDKVEFSNAKRVEMLNKLRELMGETALLPVDEPRAGEEIPEDTPHFLNPEVMNKEDHCLAYESEEEYPDMPAGDENRVAAQSLDDKESVSILESQSPEKIENVLNSGMQFISGLMEMATGQKVKPVEGDDSRMVRIDRQTGEVTMKFKLPGF
- a CDS encoding efflux RND transporter permease subunit → MDYVRYSIEKPVTVAVAVIMVVMFGIIGLKKLPVQLTPDVEEPKITVRTLWAGATPYEIEKEIIEKQEDVLKGVKNLIKMESSSYNNYGEISLTFKVGTDLDNSLLRVSNKLNEVSGYPENTDNPSIDAAGAQSSPVIWTMLKMKSGDPSEIVKYQTFFENEIRQKLERVQGVGALFVGGGIEKQLHIIVDTEKMARHNVTINEVIAKVRGANKNESAGILGVGKKDYRLRTTSQFENVEDPLDVVIFDNGVSRVKLGDIARTEYGYEKPSVSVMQNAVEGIVVAVRKEPGTNVIELISRLKAVVDDLNENLLADNNLYLHWIYDEAPYINKAIDIVKQNVVIGGLLAICVLLVFLRSLSATITTAVAIPISAMGTFIFLWIFNRNFNVVSLAGISFAVGMLVDNSIVVLENIDRHRKMGKQAFSACYDGAKEVWGAVFASTVTTVAVFVPVIFIEQESGQLFRDIAIAITFSIILSLFVSVGVIPSVLNQFYKRRPLKTNNNNSNNGIISRTGSFFAGAIMFLSDFFLKNTITRLACILIFTFLSLSLVAWLVPKAEYLPQGNRNLVLGILIPPPGSSVEKRKAVGNYIYEQAGPNMKEDNLNGIPRIKEMFYVGTTDLNLFGAVSAHDTRGREMLPLFNRIINSIPDMFGISIQAGIFQSDIGGGRSIDVNIAGEKLEDIIAAARVLYGGIMGKVQGSQVRPVPSLEISYPEVNIIPDKEKLAASGLTESELGIYADILMDGRKIDEFKPEGIKQIDLVLKGDDLIFQTPEDILSGLIVNRYGNLIRIGDVSTLKYTQGMTQVNHLERKRTIKLQVTPPADMPLQGAIETIENDLISPMIKSGTIKNVNITIGGNADKLIQTREALQWNFLLAIVITYLLMSALFENFFYPFIILFTIPLAAAGGFAGLSLVNIFIAPQGFDVLTMLGFIILVGTVVNNAILIVHQSLNNVRYEDMEGVAAISESVKTRIRPIFMSAATSILGLFPLVVSTGSGSELYRGLGSVLLGGLALSTIFTLFVIPSFLAFFIIFEKSRQ